The following are encoded together in the Vigna angularis cultivar LongXiaoDou No.4 chromosome 9, ASM1680809v1, whole genome shotgun sequence genome:
- the LOC108347120 gene encoding soluble inorganic pyrophosphatase 1 — protein sequence MSTEENGEEVRETRQTPKLNERILSSLSRRSVAAHPWHDLEIGPGAPMIFNCVVEITKGSKVKYELDKKTGLIKVDRILYSSVVYPHNYGFIPRTLCEDNDPLDVLVLMQEPVLPGCFLRARAIGLMPMIDQGEKDDKIIAVCADDPEYKHYTDLKELAPHRLSEIRRFFEDYKKNENKEVAVNDFLPASTAVEAIQFSMDLYAEYILLTLRR from the exons ATGAGTACTGAGGAGAATGGTGAAGAAGTTCGTGAAACTCGTCAAACTCCTAAATTAAATGAAAGGATTCTGTCATCTTTGTCTAGGAGATCAGTTGCTGCTCACCCTTGGCATGATCTTGAAATTG GACCTGGGGCACCTATGATTTTTAATTGT GTTGTGGAGATCACTAAAGGAAGCAAGGTCAAATACGAACTTGACAAAAAAACTGGATTAATCAAG GTTGATCGAATATTGTACTCATCAGTTGTTTATCCTCATAACTACGGTTTCATCCCAAGAACTCTATGTGAAGACAATGATCCACTTGATGTCTTGGTTCTCATGCAG GAGCCAGTTCTTCCTGGTTGTTTCCTAAGAGCCAGGGCCATTGGACTCATGCCTATGATTGATCAG GGGGAGAAGGATGATAAAATTATTGCTGTGTGTGCTGATGATCCTGAGTATAAACACTACACTGACTTGAAAGAACTTGCACCTCATCGCCTCTCTGAGATTAGACGTTTCTTTGAAGATT ACAAGAAGAATGAGAACAAGGAGGTAGCAGTTAATGACTTTTTACCTGCATCTACTGCTGTTGAAGCCATCCAATTCTCAAT
- the LOC108346938 gene encoding serine/threonine-protein kinase ATG1a gives MITMEPRVIGDYIMGPPIGSGSFAVVWRSRHRVSGLEVAIKEIDQRQLSPKVHEHLLKEISILSTIKHPNIVRLFETIQTNDRIYLVLEYCAGGDLAAYIHRHGKVSETIARHLMRQLAAGLQVLQEKNLIHRDLKPQNLLLATTAATTIMKIGDFGFARSLTPQSLADTLCGSPYYMAPEIIENQKYDAKADLWSVGAILYQLVIGRPPFDGNTQYQLFQNILASTELYFPPEALQELHSDCLDLCRNLLRQNPDERLTFKAFFNHNFLQNSRSTVGKLTVHQSGGSLSEMSPTIASDSRLMQSVEKDYVLVHSHFASLEAFSDYFDASVQDDSLYSIAQSHSKIAKPDIGVPKQTTDLTSFSSRGLENLESNKLEACVASCEFTALREEHDISSLQPSNRLKLLHEYGKILKELSQQKYDTGLYLESLAVELVILAIWKKALEICNSWMASLTTSGFPESSSTNESISSSNVELPQTSELKINFSDPPSVSMWAKHEFVLAVDRAEKLSCRVQNMDGAAEMPDAMEIIFQNALSIGTSGAVDEYMENRDRASASYSRAMLLLSFLVREAENLPLNPPFSLIATNKERILQYIYTLQSRKKSSLESSSNKLLSLTTK, from the exons ATGATAACCATGGAACCTAGAGTGATAGGGGATTACATAATGGGCCCTCCAATCGGGTCGGGTTCCTTTGCCGTGGTATGGCGTTCAAGGCACCGAGTTTCCGGTTTGGAAGTTGCGATTAAGGAGATTGATCAGAGACAACTCAGTCCTAAAGTCCACGAACATCTTCTCAAAGAGATTTCGATCCTTAGCACCATCAAGCACCCCAACATAGTTCGACTCTTTGAGACAATTCAG ACCAATGACAGGATTTACCTTGTTTTGGAGTATTGTGCTGGTGGGGACCTTGCTGCTTACATTCACCGCCATGGCAAAGTTTCTGAAACTATTGCACGCCATCTCATGAGGCAATTGG CTGCTGGGTTACAGGTGCTTCAGGAAAAGAACCTCATTCACAGAGATTTAAAACCACAG AATTTACTATTGGCAACTACTGCAGCCACAACAATTATGAAAATAGGAGATTTTGGTTTTGCAAG GTCTCTCACACCCCAGAGTTTGGCTGATACACTATGTGGTTCACCTTATTACATGGCTCCAGAGATTATTGAGAATCAAAAGTACGATGCCAAG GCTGATTTATGGAGTGTTGGAGCAATTTTGTATCAACTAGTGATTGGGAGGCCACCATTTGATGGAAATACTCAATATCAG ctttttcaaaatattttggcATCCACTGAACTGTACTTTCCGCCCGAGGCATTGCAAGAGCTACATTCTGATTGCTTGGATCTTTGCAGAAACCTCTTACGTCAAAATCCAG ATGAGAGATTAACATTCAAGGCTTTCTTCAACCACAATTTCCTTCAGAATTCCAG GTCAACCGTAGGAAAATTGACTGTTCATCAATCAGGTGGCTCTCTGTCCGAGATGTCTCCAACTATTGCAAGTG ATTCCCGTTTAATGCAGTCTGTAGAGAAAGACTATGTACTTGTCCATTCCCATTTTGCATCATTGGAGGCTTTTTCTGACTACTTTGATGCATCTGTGCAAGATGATTCCTTATACAGTATTGCTCAAAGTCATTCAAAGATTGCTAAACCGGATATTGGAGTTCCAAAACAAACAACGGATCTGACATCTTTCTCCAGTAGAGGATTAGAGAATCTAGAAAGCAATAAACTTGAGGCATGTGTGGCATCATGTGAATTTACTGCTTTAAGGGAAGAGCATGATATTTCCTCACTGCAACCTTCAAACAGGTTAAAGTTGTTGCATGAGTATGGGAAGATCCTTAAAGAACTTTCGCAACAAAAG TATGATACAGGACTGTATCTAGAGTCACTTGCAGTTGAGTTGGTGATTCTGGCGATATGGAAGAAGGCTCTAGAAATCTGTAACTCTTGGATGGCCTCCCTTACTACTAGTGGGTTTCCTGAAAGCAGTTCAACTAACGAATCCATATCTTCAAGTAATGTGGAGTTACCACAGACTTCAGaactgaaaataaattttagtgatCCTCCCTCTGTCTCCATGTGGGCCAAACATGAGTTTGTTCTTGCTGTTGATCGTGCTGAAAAACTATCATGTCGTGTTCAAAATATGGATG GAGCTGCTGAGATGCCAGATGCAATGGAAATTATATTCCAAAACGCTCTTTCAATCGGGACAAGTGGTGCG GTAGATGAATATATGGAGAACAGAGATAGGGCTAGTGCTTCTTACTCAAGAGCGATGCTGCTACTTTCATTTTTGGTGAGAGAAGCAGAGAACCTTCCACTGAACCCACCATTTTCACTCATTGCCACTAATAAAGAGAGAATCTTACAATACATTTACACATTACAGTCTCGTAAGAAATCTTCGTTGGAGTCCTCTTCAAATAAGCTACTTTCACTTACAACAAAGTAG
- the LOC108347363 gene encoding protein LATE ELONGATED HYPOCOTYL: MDAYSSGEEVVVKTRKPYTITKQRERWTEEEHNRFLEALKLHGRAWQRIEEHIGTKTAVQIRSHAQKFFTKLEKEALVKGVPIGQALDIDIPPPRPKRKPSNPYPRKTRIGTATLHSGAKDGKINLVEFSHDNQALDLEKEPVPEIYDLDEGPTTVKENKDENCSKVFTDIQEVPCSSLSSANRSSISMSVPLGNSCVFKETTTSVKEVITPDDKTESFLTVELENGNLEINGGKQANGTSKNSTLENSDALLMKLVQNEKTDGLDSALTIEGMQGNNQNYPRHVTVHVVDGNLGTCTQNPSQDMLFRDCMFQPIGGANGQPNLFTNSAPSNTRESQNNTARSSAHQSFLPYPPFTQHNQDDYQSFLHMSSTFSNLIVSTLLQNPAAHAAASFAATFWPYANPETSADSPRCSQGGFTSRHIGSPPSVVAIAAATVAAATAWWAAHGLLPLCAPLHTAFACPPASVTAVPSMNTSETPSLKAEQEKSTLQNPPLHDQMMHPEYSEAPQAQHSASKSLAVISSDSESGDVKLNTSPKATDHETNEIISEHLDSNKTKGRKQVDRSSCGSNTASSSDVETDALGKDEKGKEEPETPDANHLAIEFSNRRRSICNLTDSWKEVSEEGKLAFQALFSREVLPQSFSPPHALTNKDQMGITNDNQQTIDDRNEDLESKKCSSIYKPMQKNPPFVENNVGLLTLGLGQGKLKTRRTGFKPYKRCSMEAKENRVGASNQGEEKCCKRIRLEGDTST; encoded by the exons ATGGACGCGTACTCCTCTGGAGAAGAAGTAGTTGTAAAG ACGAGAAAACCGTATACAATCACAAAGCAAAGGGAACGATGGACAGAGGAGGAGCATAATAGGTTTCTAGAAGCTTTGAAGCTGCACGGGCGAGCATGGCAGCGCATAGAAG AGCATATAGGAACAAAGACTGCCGTGCAAATCAGGAGCCACGCACAGAAGTTTTTCACAAAG TTGGAGAAAGAAGCCCTTGTAAAGGGTGTTCCAATTGGACAAGCTCTTGATATAGATATTCCCCCTCCACGGCCCAAAAGAAAACCAAGCAATCCTTATCCTCGGAAGACCAGGATTGGTACCGCAACATTACATAGTGGAGCAAAGGATGGAAAGATCAATTTAGTCGAATTTTCACATGACAACCAAGCACTGGACTTGGAAAAAGAACCAGTTCCGgag ATTTATGATTTAGACGAGGGGCCAACAACAGTAAAGGAAAATAAGGATGAGAACTGTTCAAAAGTATTTACAGATATCCAGGAGGTACCATGTTCCTCTCTATCTTCAGCAAACAGGAGTTCAATATCTATGTCAGTGCCGCTGGGAAATTCATGCGTATTCAAGGAGACTACAACTTCAGTGAAAGAGGTAATAACTCCAGATGACAAAACTGAATCATTTCTGACTGTTGAACTTGAAAATGGGAATTTGGAGATCAATGGTGGAAAACAGGCAAATGGAACTAGTAAAAACTCCACGTTAGAGAATTCTGATGCTTTACTAATGAAATTGGTTCAAAATGAGAAAACAGATGGTCTCGATAGTGCATTAACAATAGAAGGAATGCAAGGCAATAATCAGAATTACCCTAGACATGTAACTGTGCACGTTGTTGACGGGAACCTTGGAACATGTACTCAAAATCCATCACAAGATATGCTGTTTCGTGACTGCATGTTTCAGCCAATAGGAGGGGCTAATGGGCAACCAAATCTTTTCACCAATTCAGCTCCATCGAACACAAGAGAAAGTCAAAATAACACAGCACGATCTTCTGCTCATCAATCATTTCTTCCGTATCCTCCCTTCACCCAACACAACCAGGACGATTACCAATCATTTCTTCACATGTCTTCCACATTTTCTAATCTTATTGTCTCTACCTTGCTGCAAAACCCAGCAGCCCATGCTGCAGCAAGTTTCGCTGCTACATTTTGGCCCTATGCAAATCCAGAGACTTCAGCAGATTCTCCTAGGTGCTCTCAAGGAGGTTTCACATCTAGACATATTGGTTCCCCTCCAAGCGTTGTAGCTATTGCAGCTGCTACTGTAGCTGCTGCAACTGCGTGGTGGGCAGCTCATGGACTGCTTCCTTTGTGTGCTCCTCTTCATACTGCTTTTGCTTGTCCTCCTGCATCTGTGACTGCAGTCCCATCAATGAATACTTCTGAAACACCATCTCTAAAGGCAGAACAAGAAAAGAGTACTCTACAAAATCCTCCTCTGCATGATCAGATGATGCATCCAGAATACTCGGAAGCTCCTCAAGCTCAACATTCAGCTTCAAAATCACTAGCTGTCATTTCATCAGATTCTGAGAGTGGAGATGTCAAGTTAAATACTTCACCAAAGGCTACCGATCATGAGACGAACGAAATAATTTCTGAGCACCTTGATTCCAACAAAACGAAAGGCAGAAAACAGGTTGACCGTTCCTCGTGTGGTTCCAACACAGCCTCAAGCAGCGATGTGGAAACTGATGCACTAGGGAAGGATGAGAAAGGGAAGGAAGAGCCTGAAACTCCCGATGCTAACCATTTAGCCATTGAGTTTAGTAATCGTCGTAGAAGCATTTGCAACCTTACCGATTCTTGGAAAGAGGTCTCTGAAGAG GGGAAACTAGCATTTCAGGCTTTGTTCTCCAGAGAGGTGTTACCTCAAAGCTTTTCACCTCCTCATGCTTTAACGAATAAGGACCAAATGGGCATCACCAATGATAACCAGCAAACCATAGATGACAGAAATGAAGACCTTGAAAGCAAGAAATGCAGTTCTATCTATAAACCAATGCAGAAAAATCCGCCATTTGTAGAAAATAATGTGGGACTGTTAACCTTAGGGCTTGGACAAGGAAAGCTTAAGACTCGTCGAACAGGCTTTAAACCCTACAAAAGATGTTCCATGGAGGCCAAGGAAAATAGGGTTGGAGCGAGCAATCAAGGTGAAGAGAAATGTTGTAAGAGAATACGTTTGGAAGGGGATACTTCGACTTGA